In the Deinococcus malanensis genome, one interval contains:
- a CDS encoding Bax inhibitor-1/YccA family protein translates to MQTYPSVRSGTADLVRTFMARTYSWMAAGLALTAGVAYLTAQNEALAMQVMALRLPLILAQLALVFVLSIFAQRLSSAVAGMLFIGYAALTGLTFSALLFAYSPTAVITAFATTAGTFGLMSVAGFVIKKDLSAMGRFFLFAVLGLIVAMIVNLFVASSALTLGISIVGVLVFAGLTAYHTQMLRNLALSGISGEQAERSAINGALALYLDFINMFLFILRLFGGSRD, encoded by the coding sequence ATGCAGACTTATCCTTCTGTCAGAAGTGGAACGGCGGACCTGGTCCGCACGTTCATGGCCCGAACCTACTCCTGGATGGCCGCCGGTCTGGCCCTGACCGCCGGTGTCGCCTACCTGACTGCCCAGAATGAAGCCCTTGCCATGCAGGTCATGGCCCTCCGCCTGCCCCTGATCCTGGCGCAGCTTGCGCTGGTGTTCGTGCTGAGCATTTTCGCCCAGCGCCTGTCGAGTGCTGTGGCCGGCATGCTGTTTATCGGCTACGCCGCCCTGACCGGCCTGACTTTCAGCGCCCTGCTGTTCGCCTACTCGCCCACCGCCGTCATTACGGCCTTTGCTACCACTGCCGGTACCTTCGGCCTGATGAGCGTCGCCGGCTTCGTCATCAAGAAGGACCTTAGTGCCATGGGCCGCTTCTTCCTGTTCGCCGTGCTGGGGCTGATCGTGGCCATGATCGTCAACCTGTTCGTGGCCAGCAGCGCCCTGACGCTGGGCATCAGCATCGTGGGCGTACTGGTGTTCGCTGGCCTGACCGCATACCACACCCAGATGCTGCGTAACCTGGCCCTCAGCGGCATTTCCGGCGAGCAGGCCGAGCGTTCGGCCATCAACGGTGCCCTGGCCCTGTACCTGGATTTCATCAACATGTTCCTGTTTATCCTGCGTCTGTTTGGTGGCAGCCGCGACTGA
- a CDS encoding HAD family hydrolase: MTPYRGVIFDIDGTLVDSNDGHARAWVRAFADAGFEVPFEQVRPLIGMGGDQLVPRLTGIEKGHPAYEQLSEGWKNHFQQDELPHVQSQPGTRALLQALQERGLKLIAGTSADEALVDGLLKIAQAEDLLTERTTASDVEASKPEPDIVQAAVGKLGLDPAEVLMVGDTPFDIESASRAGVKAVALRCGGDDRFEGAVAVYDSPQDWLNQLDDSLLA, translated from the coding sequence ATGACCCCGTACCGAGGCGTGATCTTCGATATCGACGGAACCCTGGTCGACAGCAATGATGGCCATGCCCGGGCCTGGGTGCGAGCCTTTGCGGATGCAGGGTTCGAGGTGCCGTTCGAACAGGTCCGACCCCTGATCGGGATGGGGGGAGATCAGCTGGTGCCGCGCCTGACGGGGATCGAGAAGGGACACCCTGCCTACGAGCAGCTTAGCGAGGGATGGAAGAACCACTTCCAGCAGGACGAGTTGCCACACGTGCAGTCGCAGCCCGGTACCCGCGCGCTGCTGCAGGCCCTGCAGGAACGCGGCCTGAAACTTATTGCCGGCACCTCGGCAGACGAAGCGCTGGTCGATGGACTGCTGAAAATTGCACAGGCCGAGGATCTTCTCACCGAGCGCACCACGGCCTCTGACGTGGAAGCTTCCAAACCTGAACCTGACATCGTGCAGGCGGCGGTGGGCAAACTTGGTCTGGACCCGGCCGAGGTGCTGATGGTGGGAGACACGCCCTTCGACATAGAGAGCGCGAGCAGGGCAGGGGTGAAGGCCGTGGCCCTGCGCTGCGGCGGGGACGACCGCTTTGAGGGAGCGGTGGCGGTATATGACAGCCCGCAGGACTGGCTGAACCAGCTGGACGATTCGCTGCTGGCCTGA